A region of the Silene latifolia isolate original U9 population chromosome 9, ASM4854445v1, whole genome shotgun sequence genome:
TGAGACTTGCTTGAGGGAACTTGAAGATCACTATGGTATAATCGTttgatcttttttcttttttttttggtaaaatgtgagtatTTCCATTAATAATAAAAGTGGCATATTACAATTACAAGCATTTTGCCCGTCCAACATTCAACAAATTCAGAATAAACAACTTAACATTTGATATCTAGGCTAATTAACCATTGAGCATCAGTGGATTTGACCCTAGGTGGCAGTAGGTTTTGTATCCTTCCACGAATAACCTGTATCAAATGCTTCAAAACTAAGGAAGGTCTCTTCACTTGTAATTCAATCCTGTTGTTGTTCCTCTCAGTCCAAATTACATAACAGTAAGCTAGCCAAGCCATGGAACACACCTTACGTTGCATCTTAGAGTAATTCCCATGAGGACCTTGCACTTGCAGATGCAACCAATTCTCCAGTTCTCTCAGGATTTGCGTACTAAACTGACATGAGGTAAATAAGTGAGCATGAGATTCAGTATCCTCTTCACAAAGAACACACATGTCAGAATCACTAATCCCATGTCTGTATAATTTTTCACGAGTGTTCAGAGCTTCCAACTTAATCAACCATCCCACCATAGAATGTTTGGGCACAATCCAACCACCCCAAACATCCTTATACCACTGAACAGGGGGGTGCATCCCCTGCAACCAATCATAGCCAGACCTAATAGAATAGCCTTTGGCATCATGAATCCAAAGACCATTCTGATAACCACCAGATAACCTCTCCTTAACTTTGCAGATGTTCCTCCAGTTCCAATTGGAATCTGGAGGAGGCTTGTATACGTTTGATCTCTTTTCTCTTCCCTTTATTTCTTATTGTTTCACATGATAAGAATCgggattgtttgttgtgaaaattGTTAGTTTCCACCTAGTATTTATCGTATTTTGTAAATTACCACCCTATAttttgtttattacaacttaccaCCTACCTTACACCTTATATATCCCATCTACCACCTTATTGCCATCTCGGTCATTATTTTACGCATATCCCGACTTGTTAATTTGATAAACTATGGAAAGACCAGAATACCCTTACTACAACAAAAATTAAAAGATAAACAAGTAAACACCACCATTCATCACCGTCATTCACCAACACTTCAAtaactcttcatcatcatcatcatcatcatcatcaaatatCCATTAAAAAAAATCATCATAAAAATCCAGAATCTACACCTCAATAATTCTTCATCGTCAACCCACAAGTTTCTCACCACCACCTAACCACCGTCGTCCTTCCCCCACCGCCGTGTTAACCCCTTCACAAACATCGACATTGAAATGTCATGCATCACCGGGGCTTTGATCCCTTCCCCACAATCGAACACTCTTGCTGGTCGGCCGCCACTCAACCATTCATTCCCATCTATCAATCATCTCCACCACCCACGAAAATTATAGATCTATGGTTTTTGTGGGTAGGGGACTAGGGGAGGGGAGAGGATTTCGTGGGTAGGGCCTGTGAGTGATGGTAACAACaagttagcggtgatgaatgtgACATATCTGGTTGTGCGATGAGGAAGTAGGTCTGG
Encoded here:
- the LOC141601881 gene encoding uncharacterized protein LOC141601881, translating into MGYIRCKGREKRSNVYKPPPDSNWNWRNICKVKERLSGGYQNGLWIHDAKGYSIRSGYDWLQGMHPPVQWYKDVWGGWIVPKHSMVGWLIKLEALNTREKLYRHGISDSDMCVLCEEDTESHAHLFTSCQFSTQILRELENWLHLQVQGPHGNYSKMQRKVCSMAWLAYCYVIWTERNNNRIELQVKRPSLVLKHLIQVIRGRIQNLLPPRVKSTDAQWLISLDIKC